One region of Babylonia areolata isolate BAREFJ2019XMU chromosome 29, ASM4173473v1, whole genome shotgun sequence genomic DNA includes:
- the LOC143274868 gene encoding uncharacterized protein LOC143274868 isoform X2: MFGGYSGYWPQWWNMWNNYRYWPGYWNNWSWMWNNNYPFYYSKKDKQQADKEHIISKRSSDSLNEDQVSRMVGGYGGYLPQEWNMWNHYRYWPSQLKKWNWMWNRHGNFHTYYPFRFSRRQDNRGPNMRIKRSTSDDTDGEDISRVMGGHGGYWPQRWNMWSNYRYWPGYWNNWNWMWNNYNPFHFSKEKIEKQSDMKHVREKRSTENGDEDQVSRMMGGYGGHWPQWWNMWNKNRYWPGYWNDWYWMWNNYNPFYFSKENTKENLDKEHILTKRSTDTSEEDQVSRMMGGYSGYWPQWWNMWNNYRYWPGYWKGWYSTWNNYYPFYFSKENEEAQSDKERVGREKRGTETKDKDTISRMMGGYGGNWPQWWNMWNNYRYWPNWNNWVWSHFSKGFPVNSYHRFQNTQYGNGHHTIFKRNADENDKMEEKVAHMMNGYQYPHGPDLQNIRGNDNYQPHYWNSQADWSHNWNRNTWMWNRNPAQFSPNMFFYHQSGGPDFPPSAGYRWNTGNGVNRFPSDHPFAFSQDGNGASDDPSKKQREKRSSGPVQSKNSTVENTTDTTSASDTDSASDPDIARQMSSFDGSSANPYQQQWWRLYRSYVNSKPRHWGGKPRFTAYENPFDNVYRMRYSDRFGRYYYVRYFLPWRLYQYWFQQMCNRWAQNQMWYDTMRRGSTSRYSPFSKPASDPDVRQQRTDGAAPEGEETGAQRETDKAEEKRTKRSLGGMNSVSRYLYPYGSMLGLSYNSPSWWNNVVNSNGWPLGNYFMHNRVWGPRNRGNDWVWPSYNGHPFMYLQKRGSSTENTKQRVDENTPSMEQNKADAATDSGRSKRSTGQTSGEDEDEHVSRWMRVPDQFYNQPMWKQNSWGQQMPGWMGGNPKNGFNDFYPGFMNNKFMPSDRFNQYVNQDRKWDSFNNFHPFSFSESDLETEKQPSGERQKRSSEEDIETRSSADDVDPKVSRWVRGYLSMPPMISRVYPWPMGMRQGWQYQGHNSQSHWRTWNGWGEGKSWNNWNTAYTATFPSPSFAFSAGEATNAEKIRQKRSSEHSPGVQSEDSEDASEDDPEVSRMGRGFGWRGVYPMGGKKHSPSMFEDRRWMGYTMPDSYVYGPRRSNWQGKNHFPSGWLSSQNRFFPQWNRYQNVPFWGWRDNRQMQNVNNWNNFQNFRKMNPFNNGNVDESVFDPLSSYYFSKKDALTSSNEEKIEKSMADKTTSTDTMTATSQEEAEDRSKRSVITLASLLTKGNRQPGQRQLNFQTMLKPNRRFLKRSAPYKVKRFSPEATARLEKRFQKRSPTTTTPPPATTSKDPPTSPEVAPRMAMRATAPARGQQDRDREWGPPRDARFPPDPNTNPSPSDRSEIPNPGFSPGRGSGQAAGSGQGVDPQGSLAGPGDWGWDRSGWSANLNWAGGQDDDQGSRDKGQEQKDRDSTSTTTTTSSDSQPGGNPSDSFQNGDSQNRLSNYNYIDVNNPDYWNQFFNPSSVNSSAGRPLGNASQWDNWFGLWAYGPNFWDDMNDLDLWDAPWGSGSWGMGPGGSQWGGNWWGNPATDFSSSSSSSAQPVEMGWEIFWLDDCDGDWSSRDSGFRPLNTRDWWNLAQFLDVDVMDVLPGHPHDRDCGDCLPPYVLSPPRRYHASFRFQPLSFRPSFSVLRPARYWYRPPRFFRPVVTTRGSSAGPWYRQFPGYPWDSYGKAQWRGFPWWGWNPNSFWNPWRYRIQYHNHGDPKVSRSRRSSGHDPLASPTSTTAHKLVPSKPGSLSPGNTPSRPSPFNEQGLVGPGQYPGRLGPPFNPALVGPYSSNNNGAGWGFGGQSSGKGWGGIPWWDKNNWHVAPTRDDLASFPPSRNQGVDPPPNNFPGLAGPSNFPTRVAGPSNFPTRVAGPSNFPTGMEGPSNLPAGMEGPSNFPTGMEGPSNLPAGMGGPSNLPAGMGGPSNFPTGMEGPSNLPAGMGGPSNFPTGMAGPSNFPAGMAGPSNLPAGMEGPSNFPAGMAGPSNFPTKLAGPSNFPAGMAGPSNFPTGMEGPSNFPAGMEGPSNFPAAGSGHGRPWSFPRHSPLGPHPGPLRQEGGDPAGDVEAVRGRGAEPVTPPPSPWNPSPWNRKQSGGRSSSKDIGSAPDDGHTY, encoded by the exons ATGTTCGGTGGCTATAGCGGCTACTGGCCTCAGTGGTGGAATATGTGGAACAACTATAGATACTGGCCTGGCTACTGGAACAACTGGAGCTGGATGTGGAACAACAACTATCCTTTCTACTATTCAAAAAAGGAcaaacaacaagcagacaagGAACACATCATTTCAAAACGAAGCTCTGACAGTTTAAATGAAGACCAGGTGTCCAGAATGGTGGGTGGCTATGGTGGCTACTTGCCTCAGGAATGGAACATGTGGAACCACTACAGATACTGGCCTAGCCAGTTGAAGAAATGGAACTGGATGTGGAACAGACATGGGAACTTTCACACATACTACCCATTTCGTTTTTCCAGGAGACAAGACAACAGAGGCCCGAACATGAGAATAAAAAGGAGCACAAGTGATGATACAGATGGTGAAGACATTTCCAGAGTGATGGGTGGCCATGGCGGCTACTGGCCTCAGCGGTGGAACATGTGGAGCAACTATAGATACTGGCCTGGCTACTGGAACAACTGGAACTGGATGTGGAACAACTACAATCCTTTCCACTTTTCAAAAGAGAAGATCGAAAAACAGTCAGACATGAAACACGTGCGAGAAAAACGCAGCACTGAAAATGGAGATGAAGACCAAGTGTCCAGAATGATGGGTGGCTATGGCGGACACTGGCctcagtggtggaacatgtggaaCAAGAACAGATACTGGCCTGGCTACTGGAACGACTGGTATTGGATGTGGAACAACTACAATCCTTTCTACTTTTCCAAAGAAAACACTAAAGAAAATCTGGACAAAGAACACATTCTCACAAAACGTAGCACAGATACCTCAGAGGAAGACCAAGTGTCCAGAATGATGGGTGGCTATAGCGGCTACTGGCctcagtggtggaacatgtggaaCAACTACAGATACTGGCCTGGCTACTGGAAAGGTTGGTATTCCACGTGGAATAACTACTATCCTTTTTACTTTTCAAAAGAGAATGAGGAAGCACAATCAGACAAGGAACGCGTTGGTCGTGAAAAGCGCGGTACTGAAACCAAAGACAAAGATACGATTTCCAGAATGATGGGTGGCTATGGCGGCAACTGGCctcagtggtggaacatgtggaaCAACTACAGATACTGGCCAAACTGGAATAACTGGGTATGGAGCCATTTCAGCAAGGGGTTTCCCGTGAATTCATATCACCGTTTTCAGAACACTCAGTATGGAAACGGCCATCACACCATCTTCAAGAGGAATGCAGATGAAAATGATAAGATGGAGGAAAAAGTGGCACACATGATGAATGGCTATCAGTACCCCCATGGACCTGATTTACAAAACATACGGGGCAATGACAACTACCAACCTCACTACTGGAACAGTCAGGCTGACTGGAGCCACAACTGGAACAGAAACACCTGGATGTGGAACAGAAACCCAGCACAGTTCTCACCCAACATGTTCTTTTACCATCAGAGTGGTGGTCCCGACTTCCCACCTTCTGCTGGCTATAGGTGGAACACTGGGAACGGCGTGAATAGATTTCCGTCCGACCACCCGTTCGCTTTTTCTCAAGACGGGAATGGTGCCTCTGATGATCCCTCAAAGAAGCAGCGAGAGAAACGCAGCTCGGGACCTGTACAGTCGAAAAACAGCACAGTAGAAAACACCACGGACACAACGTCTGCCAGTGACACTGATTCAGCATCAGATCCCGACATTGCCAGGCAGATGTCAAGTTTTGATGGCTCCTCTGCTAATCCCTATCAGCAGCAGTGGTGGAGACTTTACCGTTCTTATGTAAACAGCAAACCAAGACACTGGGGTGGCAAACCTCGTTTCACTGCATATGAAAATCCCTTTGACAACGTCTACAGAATGCGTTACTCTGACAGGTTTGGGCGTTACTATTACGTCAGGTACTTTTTGCCCTGGAGACTGTACCAATACTGGTTTCAGCAGATGTGTAACAGATGGGCGCAGAATCAGATGTGGTATGATACCATGCGGCGTGGCTCCACTTCTCGCTACTCCCCGTTCTCCAAACCAGCATCTGACCCCGACGTTCGACAACAGAGAACTGACGGTGCAGCCCCAGAAGGAGAAGAGACTGGagctcagagagaaacagacaaggcgGAAGAGAAGAGGACGAAGCGAAGCCTGGGCGGCATGAACTCCGTCAGCAGATACCTCTACCCCTATGGAAGCATGTTGGGTCTTTCCTACAACTCCCCAAGCTGGTGGAACAACGTGGTCAACTCCAATGGCTGGCCTTTGGGGAATTACTTTATGCACAATCGTGTGTGGGGACCAAGAAATAGGGGTAACGACTGGGTGTGGCCCAGCTATAATGGGCATCCGTTCATGTACTTACAAAAAAGGGGGTCTTCCACCGAGAATACGAAGCAAAGGGTTGACGAAAATACCCCCTCCATGGAGCAAAACAAAGCAGACGCAGCTACTGACAGCGGCAGATCAAAGCGATCAACAGGACAGACATCaggtgaagatgaagatgaacacGTATCTCGGTGGATGAGAGTTCCCGACCAGTTCTACAATCAGCCAATGTGGAAACAAAACAGTTGGGGCCAGCAGATGCCTGGGTGGATGGGAGGAAACCCTAAAAATGGATTCAATGATTTCTATCCTGGATTCATGAACAACAAATTCATGCCATCTGACAGATTTAACCAGTATGTAAATCAAGACAGAAAGTGGGACAGTTTCAACAACTTCcatccattctctttctctgaaaGTGACCTAGAAACTGAAAAACAGCCTTCAGGTGAGCGACAAAAGCGTAGTTCTGAAGAAGACATTGAAACGCGATCCAGCGCTGATGATGTTGATCCTAAAGTGTCCAGGTGGGTGAGGGGTTATCTATCCATGCCACCCATGATTTCCAGGGTATACCCTTGGCCCATGGGCATGAGGCAAGGCTGGCAGTACCAGGGCCACAACTCTCAGAGCCATTGGAGAACGTGGAATGGTTGGGGAGAAGGCAAATCATGGAATAACTGGAACACGGCTTACACTGctaccttcccctccccttcctttgcCTTCTCTGCTGGTGAGGCCACGAATGCTGAAAAGATCAGACAAAAACGTAGCAGCGAACATTCTCCCGGAGTCCAGAGCGAAGATTCTGAAGACGCATCGGAGGACGACCCAGAAGTGTCCAGGATGGGTAGAGGCTTTGGTTGGAGAGGTGTCTATCCCATGGGAGGAAAGAAGCACAGCCCCAGCATGTTTGAGGACCGTCGATGGATGGGTTACACCATGCCCGATTCCTACGTGTACGGACCTCGGCGATCCAACTGGCAAGGGAAGAACCACTTTCCCTCTGGTTGGCTATCGAGTCAGAATCGGTTTTTTCCACAGTGGAATCGGTATCAGAACGTGCCGTTCTGGGGCTGGAGAGACAATCGCCAGATGCAGAATGTAAACAATTGGAATAATTTCCAAAATTTTCGGAAGATGAACCCCTTCAACAATGGAAACGTTGACGAAAGCGTGTTCGATCCTCTAAGTTCCTACTACTTCTCCAAGAAAGATGCGTTGACCTCTTCCAACGAAGAAAAGATAGAGAAAAGCATGGCTGACAAAACCACATCAACAGACACCATGACAGCCACCAGtcaagaagaagcagaggacCGGTCGAAGCGCAGTGTTATCACTCTTGCCAGTCTCCTCACCAAAGGAAACAGACAACCTGGACAACGACAGCTCAACTTCCAGACAATGCTGAAGCCCAACAGAAGGTTCCTGAAGCGCAGCGCGCCTTACAAGGTGAAGCGCTTTTCTCCAGAGGCCACGGCGAGGCTGGAGAAACGATTTCAAAAGAggagccccaccaccaccaccccgccccctgccACGACCAGCAAAGACCCGCCGACGAGTCCTGAGGTCGCTCCCAGAATGGCCATGCGTGCCACAGCCCCGGCACGTGGTcagcaggacagagacagagaatggggccCTCCCAGGGATGCCCGCTTTCCCCCTGACCCCAACACCAACCCCTCACCGTCTGACCGAAGCGAGATTCCCAACCCTGGCTTCAGCCCCGGCCGGGGCTCGGGTCAGGCTGCAGGTTCAGGTCAGGGCGTTGATCCGCAGGGGAGTCTGGCTGGTCCGGGTGACTGGGGCTGGGATCGCTCCGGGTGGAGTGCGAACCTGAACTGGGCAGGAGGGCAGGACGACGATCAGGGCTCCAGAGACAAAGGCCAAGAACAAAAAG acagagacagcacctccacaaccaccaccacctcctctgatAGTCAGCCAGGTGGCAACCCCAGTGACAGCTTCCAGAACGGAGACTCCCAGAACCGACTGAGCAACTACAACTACATCGACGTCAACAACCCCGACTACTGGAACCAGTTCTTCAACCCCTCCTCTGTCAACTCCAGCGCCGGGAGGCCGCTCGGAAACGCCAGTCAGTGGGACAACTGGTTCGGCCTCTGGGCCTACGGGCCCAACTTCTGGGACGACATGAACGACCTGGATCTGTGGGACGCCCCCTGGGGATCTGGGTCCTGGGGGATGGGGCCTGGAGGGAGTCAGTGGGGAGGCAACTGGTGGGGGAATCCCGCTACTGacttcagctcctcctcctcctcctccgctcagCCTGTGGAGATGGGCTGGGAGATTTTCTGGCTGGATGATTGTGACGGGGACTGGAGCTCCAGAGATTCGGG GTTCCGGCCTTTGAACACCCGGGACTGGTGGAATCTTGCCCAGTTCCTAGACGTAGATGTTATGGACGTTCTTCCTGGCCACCCCCACGATCGGGACTGTGGGGACTGCTTACCCCCTTAcgtcctctctccccctcgccgtTACCACGCCTCCTTCCGCTTCCAGCCATTGTCCTTccgtccctccttctctgtccttcGCCCCGCCCGCTACTGGTACCGGCCGCCACGCTTCTTCCGTCCAGTGGTCACAACGCGGGGGTCCTCGGCTGGTCCCTGGTACAGGCAGTTTCCGGGGTACCCTTGGGATTCTTATGG GAAGGCCCAGTGGCGTGGCTTTCCCTGGTGGGGCTGGAACCCCAACAGCTTCTGGAACCCCTGGCGCTACCGGATCCAGTACCACAACCACGGGGACCCCAAGGTCAGCCGGAGCCGCCGATCTTCCGGCCACGACCCCCTGGCGTCGCCCACGTCCACCACAGCCCACAAGCTGGTCCCCAGCAAGCCGGGGTCCCTCTCCCCAGGCAACACGCCCTCCCGCCCCTCGCCCTTCAACGAGCAGGGTTTGGTGGGCCCTGGGCAGTACCCGGGCAGACTGGGCCCGCCCTTCAACCCTGCCCTGGTGGGAccctacagcagcaacaacaacggggCCGGCTGGGGTTTTGGCGGTCAGTCGTCCGGGAAAGGCTGGGGGGGAATTCCCTGGTGGGACAAGAACAACTGGCACGTGGCTCCAACCAGGGACGACCTGGCCAGCTTTCCCCCATCCCGGAACCAAGGCGTGGACCCCCCGCCCAACAACTTCCCTGGCTTGGCAGGACCCTCGAACTTCCCAACCAGGGTGGCAGGACCCTCGAACTTCCCAACCAGGGTGGCAGGACCCTCGAACTTCCCAACCGGGATGGAAGGACCCTCGAACTTACCAGCCGGGATGGAAGGACCCTCGAACTTCCCAACCGGGATGGAAGGACCCTCGAACTTACCAGCCGGGATGGGAGGACCCTCGAACTTACCAGCCGGGATGGGAGGACCCTCGAACTTCCCAACCGGGATGGAAGGACCCTCGAACTTACCAGCCGGGATGGGAGGACCCTCGAACTTCCCAACCGGGATGGCAGGACCCTCGAACTTCCCAGCCGGGATGGCAGGACCCTCGAACTTACCAGCCGGGATGGAAGGACCCTCGAACTTCCCAGCCGGGATGGCAGGACCCTCGAACTTTCCAACCAAGTTGGCAGGACCCTCGAACTTCCCAGCCGGGATGGCAGGACCCTCGAACTTCCCAACCGGGATGGAAGGACCCTCGAACTTCCCAGCCGGGATGGAAGGACCCTCGAACTTCCCAGCCGCCGGGTCGGGTCACGGGAGACCTTGGTCCTTCCCCCGGCACTCGCCCCTCGGGCCCCACCCAGGACCCCTGCGTCAGGAAGGTGGTGACCCTGCTGGAGATGTTGAGGCGGTCAGAGGCCGAGGGGCAGAACCAGTGACACCGCCACCCTCCCCCTGGAACCCCAGCCCCTGGAACAGGAAGCAGTCCGGCGGGCGTTCTAGCAGCAAGGACATAGGCTCTGCGCCTGATGACGGGCACACATATTGA